acatgctatttatttacaatgcatGCACCCGCACATTTTTCTTTCCCAGACAGCTTTTATGGCAAGATTAATAAAATCTGAGCATTATGGTTTACAGGTGCTTTTGTTACGGCGGTGTGACATTGACCAATGGCCTTTCACCGTTAGAAATATCTGTCATTAGTTTTTAGTGAGATTTTACACCAGTGAAGAATGATACTTTATAGTGTGATGAACATTATGCAGTGCAAAGGATAGATTGGAAGGTGAGCATTAACCTTGTTAGCTGTGGTGACGGCTTGCATAGGTGCCGGTGCTGTCTGTGAGAATGCAGCCTTCTGGTAAGTCTGGCTCGACTTCTTCGGAGGCAGATTCTGATCCACAGAGGATGACCAACTACTTACGGAACTTCCCGGGCTGGGTTCTCCGCTCCGGAATGACATGGGCAGCGTGGATGCCTTATCCGTCTGGCCGAGTGGCGGCGGCCTGTTATGAGTTGAGCTGCTGGGTCTGTAGGGCGGTGAGGGATCAGGCTTGGCCAACGGAGCTGCACTTGCCAGCTCTTTGAAGTTCGATTGACTGGAGTACATTTTCCGTATGGCCTCTGAGGAGGACACCTTCACTGGTGGGCCTCTGCCTGTCCTTCCTGATGCCGGAAGTGATGCTGTCTTGTCCATGTAGGTACTGCCTTGTAACTTACTGGGCTGAGTTTCTGCAACAAAGTGCCTTTGGTGCCGCCTCTGGGCAAACCCTAGGATTGATTCCTGTGACTGGGTTGGGGACAGGTGTCTGCTGCCTGCCAGGGAGCCAGGTGGCGATCCGCCACTGCTAGGCCTGTCTCTGTACGAAGCGGTTGACGACACGGAGTCTCGAAGTGGAACTCCTGATGTGCTGAATGACTGCTGCCTTTTGATGTCACTTTGATTGTAAGCATTGGGCGGCATGGATATTGGACGCATAACTTCAGATTTAGTTCTAAGCATGGTTTGCTCTGGATTTTCTAGCGTGTGCCTAAATGACGATGTGCTGGCACTTCTCTTTGCTACGTTTGATTTACCCTGATATGACCCTTCCACTGAGCTGTTTGTGTCTCCGTAGGCTGTTTGCCTAACCGAACTTGCCAGGGACGTTGTACTCTCTGCAGGTTCCAATCTTGGATGCATGCTTTGTGGTGCAATGCCCTGGCCAGTGTTGGTTTTCTTCTTGTAGAATGTCAACAGAGCCTCCTTCATCTTTTTCTTCTCTTCCGGATCAGATGGTTGGCGTCTCCTGCTGGTTGGATCGGAGCGTTTGTGCCACTGCTGTGAGGCAGTCTGTTTGTGATATTTCTCGGAATCGGATTTTGAGTATCTGTGATCTGGTTTTGCTTCCGTCTTAGGGTCTGATCTCTTGTGTTCTCTTCTAGGGTCGGAACGTCTGCGGTCCTTCTTCAAATCTGAGCCACTGCGTCTGCCACTATACTCCTCCCTGTAGGGATCTGATGTCCTGTGCTGCCTATCATGATCCGCAACTTTCTTTTTGGAGATGTCCTCGGCATGATGTCTGGGTCCTTCGATTTCCACGGATCTCTGGAAGGATTTCTGAGACTCAGACAGTTTATTTGGGTCAGAATCCTTCCTCCTTGGGTCCCGTCTTGGATCTGATGTCCTCCTTGGATCTGACTTTCTTCTCGATTCTGAAGACCTCTTGACCTCTGAAGAAAGACGCATGGATTCGCTGGTTCTGTTGTGGCGGTCTTCATTGATATTGCCGAGTGGTTTCTCATGTCCATGAGCATGAGCTCTGCTTGGTGAGGTTGGATCGTATGTGTAGGACATCGACCGTGAGTGTCCTCCCTCATCAGGTTTCACATGGTCGTAAAACTTGTTAACCTCAGCAGTCGGAGACCTGACATACATGCTCGCACTCCTGCTGTCTGCATCGAACCTTCTGAAGGGCTCTGCGTTTGTGGGAGACTTGGTGTCTCGACCGAAGGGCTGGTTCTTGTGCAGGAGCACATCAGAGTGTCTCTCATCTTGCTGATCAAAACTTCCAAAGTAGTTGTCCCTTTTCACTTTGGGCTTGCTGCTAGGGCCGTCTCCCGTAAACTTTGAAGACAGCTCCGTCACTTTTGCGTAGCCATCACGGTTTTACTCTGGTTGTTTTCGCGCTGCAAATGGGACAGAATTGAAACCCTCTCATTGGTAGGGGATACGGGACTCTTGGCTTCTGTCCTTTTTCTCAGCGACTCTTCTCTATCTCTCTGAcgttctttctctctcatttctttcattttcaggaGATCAATGGGTTCTCCGTGTCTGTATTTATCACTGTATTGTGTGTGGCTGTCCTTCTGAGAGTAAAAAACACCATCAGGGTACGTCTCTTCCTGAGAGATGccttttctttcactttcagggtAGCGTGTTACACTCTGCCCTGATTCTGACGGTCTACTGCCAATGTGCCTTGCTGGCTGCTCAACTGATTTTGTAAATGATGATGGTTTTGGAGCATCTCCACGGCTGGAATATGATGGCAATCTTTTAGAAAGTTCATCTCTACTGTCACTGCTGAGATTAGTGTCAGATGAGACTGTTTTGTCATCAAGGTTTCCCTTTTCATTGAGAGTGGTTTCGAACCTTTTTGCCGTCTCCTCGGCAGGGCTCATGCCAGAGCGCTTGCGGGACAGCTCGGTGCCCATTCCCGGCATGACCTGGTAATCACACGGGCTATTCCACCATCTCTTTATTGATGAAGCCTTTTCATCGTCAAGGTGAGTTATGTCTTCCCTCCATCTGTCATCCGATCCTTTCTCCTTTCCCAAAGTGCTCTCTGGATGCTCCCCTTGTGGGGATTGTTTTGTCTCTTCCTGGTATCCATTCATCATGGGTGCCTGTTCCAAGTGCGTCTGCACTACATTTTGGCAAGGCTGTGTATCCTTTTCTAGTTTCATCGCAATGTCCCTTACTTTTTCTCGACTGAAACGTCTTTGATAATTAGCCTTTGGTAGGTCTGTGCTCAGTGGCTCGGCCACCTGGCTATCGTACCCTTGCTCCTCCAGATTGCTCCGCAGAAAGGACTCATACTTTTGAATCATGTTTTCAGTGCTTCCTGTGCTCTTGATGGTGCTATTGAGAGACTCCGGAGAGCGAACTCTTTCCGGAGACACTTTGGCCAGATCTCTTTTCCTAGGGGGCAAGGGTGAGTCCAAGTTCACCAATTCTGGCTTCAATTCCTGTGTCTCAAGGGGAATGTCTCTGGTAGGAGGGGATGGGATGTTGTACTTTTCACTGTACTCATAGGACTTGGCAAATTTTGGCTCGCTGTTTGTCGGGGGCTCTGGCATCTCTGCATGCAAGGGCTCTTCCATTTCAACTCTGTACACGGTTGCTGTGTGCAGCTCAAACTTGGACGAGGGCGGGTATTGGTAGTGTTTCCCATCGATCATGTAACCACCTTTAGGGGATATATGCACTGGGTGATAGAAAGTCCTGGATTTCTCCTCGCTGTAATCAGATCTCAACTTCTCTGGCTCTCTCTCTTTGTGAGCCTGGTACACAAATGTCTTTTCCTCTGGCTGTTTAGCCACTGGCAGTGTTCGAACCTGTGCCCGATGTCCTTCAACGAACAGCGGCTCTTGGCTGTCCACCTCCGCTGCCATGTTGGCTTTGTCACGTGCATAGGTATTTTCTGACCATGTGTGCGCATGGGCATGCACGGGGCTGTCCTGTGTTTCTATGGTTGGCTTATTCAAGCCATGGGTGTGCACTGGCCAGGATGGGGATTTGTCATGGTATTTGATAAAGGATTTCATACTGGAATCTCTCTGCGGTGGGATAGGTGGGGACATTTCTCGCCTGGTGGATGATGGCGGTGTTCTGGCATACTCTTGAGCAGGCTTGGGAGACAAGTACTGGTCTTTGAGATAGGGCTCACTATTCTTGGGTTGTGAGCCGTCCGACGAAATCATGAAAGTGAGTTCACTTCTTTTGACAGTCTCTGCTGGACCACTGTTTGGCCTCAGGCTGGTTTCAGATTCCCTCCATGCAGGACTCTGGGATTTCTGTACGTCAGAATTACTTGATGGCACTTGGTGAGAAGATGACCCCTTTCCAATGTTGGTCGTCTCTTCAACTCTGTACTGTTGGGGCTGCGGTTGCGGTTGTGCAGGTACTCGCTGCACAGGAATGTGTTTGTTGTCTTTCATTCTCTCCACTCGGCGAGAGAAACTGTCGTTGCGCTCGAGGTGTTTAGCCCACAGTGGCTCAGTAGTTTGCTCTTTCACATGAGGCTGTGCCTTCCACTTCTGCTCCCTGTTTGGTTCACTCAAGTCATTTCTGTTGTTTTTCTCAAAGTCTCTGACATGTGGCTGCCGGTATAGTTCCCGCTGTTTGTCCAGATTCAGGCTCTGAAACATAGGCTGTGTGTTCCTGGGCTCGCCCTGCTCGCTGCGTTGAAATTTCGCAGACTCTAAGGCCCTGTGTGACATGTCGTCATATGCATTAGTCCTCTGTTTTACTAGTCCCCTCTTGCTTTGGGGTTTAGCTTCCTCATTGAAGTTGACCAAACTGGTCGTAGATCGCATTATATCCAAGCGGGAGGATGAACTGTAGTTCCGGTCTTTCCATGATCTGTGCTCTGGGTTAAATGACGACGATGAAGTACCAGGAGGGGAAAATGTTTTCATTCTAGCATAATGTTCGTGGTGTTGATTTTTCACAACGGCTGGTTCCTGTTTAGGATCCTCATGTCGGTGATGCCACGACTTTGGCCGATATGTCTCTTGAGGTCTGCAAAATAAAGATAACAAAATATGTATATCAGATGTACGTTTAAAAATGTATTACCAGTGAACAGATGGAGAGATAAAGTAATTAATTGAGGTTTCATTGCATATAAATTGATTTTGTGCCATTCATTTCAACAACATGTACTACACAGCTAAATTACATGAAATTACAATATATCTATGATCGTAAAAAGACAATAAGGCAATGCAAATGCATGCCATTACTCTGTTGCTTTGGCAATGATTTCCTTTGTTATTCATATCAAGGGATAGCTTTTTCCATCATTACCGTCATATTGGAAACATACAAAACTAAGAGAAAATATTGTTAGACAACACCAAGAAATGCCATGAGGATCAAGTACAGAACACCCATTTTTCAAATAAGTAACAACCTTGTTGTAGCTAACATATACATTGCTCCTTAGTCATTGGTTTATACTGTATCCTATCACCATTGGTCTGAAATCActttccaatatggccgccaacaTTGAGCTTGTCTGAACActctatatataaatatgtactcACGGGTCTTTTTTCAGCCTCATCTGAACGTGTCCACCTCTGTACTCTGATATGTGAGGTCCTAAGACCTCTGGTTGATGGGTAGAGAGCATATTTTGGCTTTCTATCTCTTTTTCTTGTAAATCTTTCACTCGTTTGTAGAAATCGATTGACTTGGGACTCGAACTATCAAAGTCTGACTGTCCCCTGCACAGAGAAGAGAAGACATAAAAAAACCTTGTTATTTTTTGAGCTTTCACAAGACACGCAATCCATGATGGTTTTTGTTTGAAGTTACACTTATAAACATACAACTGGAAATCATTAACATTAAGTTTTGGCGATTTTTTGTAATCTCTGGTATTTCCCCACATTACACTACAGACACAGAATATTACTATTTGCAGACATCACATCAACAAACTGGGTCTTTAgaaatttatgaattttcatttgAGCCAATTCAAATTAATAATACCCACtgataaaaatcacaaaaaagtcATCAATGACACGACCAGGTGTCatgtaatgaatttttttttggaaCCGACACGACATATTTATCAATCCAAAAGTTGATAACACAATGAGATTCCAGCCTGGTCAAATTAAGCGGTTGACGTAAAACGAAgctttcaaaattaaaacagaGAGTGTCAATAGGTAGTAATCTTTCATGTCATTAACGTTAATTGGAATTCAATACAGCACATAGCTGGCACAAGTTCCAGCTTCACCAGACTGAATAACTCCTGCCAAATTCTGAAATTAATGTGCACGGAGAATCACCCGTTTCAAAACACAATAAAGCTTAATTGTTCCAGTTATCACATCAGCAGGCAGATATTAATGCCTCGGGTTAAATAGTCACCAGCCCCTGAATAGCTGGCAACAATGACTGCACAGACAGAGACAAAGTTCTGTATCCAGCCACTCTTAGCCTAATATCTTGCACAACTGAAATAACACTTTGGTTTTTCtgctttaattaaagaaaaGCTGTACATGAGTCAGTGATGAAATCAAG
This DNA window, taken from Ptychodera flava strain L36383 chromosome 4, AS_Pfla_20210202, whole genome shotgun sequence, encodes the following:
- the LOC139131486 gene encoding uncharacterized protein isoform X5; protein product: MGLQFTKCGSGKSESVTVRDDSFVILFQGWGTVQRGQSDFDSSSPKSIDFYKRVKDLQEKEIESQNMLSTHQPEVLGPHISEYRGGHVQMRLKKDPPQETYRPKSWHHRHEDPKQEPAVVKNQHHEHYARMKTFSPPGTSSSSFNPEHRSWKDRNYSSSSRLDIMRSTTSLVNFNEEAKPQSKRGLVKQRTNAYDDMSHRALESAKFQRSEQGEPRNTQPMFQSLNLDKQRELYRQPHVRDFEKNNRNDLSEPNREQKWKAQPHVKEQTTEPLWAKHLERNDSFSRRVERMKDNKHIPVQRVPAQPQPQPQQYRVEETTNIGKGSSSHQVPSSNSDVQKSQSPAWRESETSLRPNSGPAETVKRSELTFMISSDGSQPKNSEPYLKDQYLSPKPAQEYARTPPSSTRREMSPPIPPQRDSSMKSFIKYHDKSPSWPVHTHGLNKPTIETQDSPVHAHAHTWSENTYARDKANMAAEVDSQEPLFVEGHRAQVRTLPVAKQPEEKTFVYQAHKEREPEKLRSDYSEEKSRTFYHPVHISPKGGYMIDGKHYQYPPSSKFELHTATVYRVEMEEPLHAEMPEPPTNSEPKFAKSYEYSEKYNIPSPPTRDIPLETQELKPELVNLDSPLPPRKRDLAKVSPERVRSPESLNSTIKSTGSTENMIQKYESFLRSNLEEQGYDSQVAEPLSTDLPKANYQRRFSREKVRDIAMKLEKDTQPCQNVVQTHLEQAPMMNGYQEETKQSPQGEHPESTLGKEKGSDDRWREDITHLDDEKASSIKRWWNSPCDYQVMPGMGTELSRKRSGMSPAEETAKRFETTLNEKGNLDDKTVSSDTNLSSDSRDELSKRLPSYSSRGDAPKPSSFTKSVEQPARHIGSRPSESGQSVTRYPESERKGISQEETYPDGVFYSQKDSHTQYSDKYRHGEPIDLLKMKEMREKERQRDREESLRKRTEAKSPVSPTNERVSILSHLQRENNQSKTVMATQK